In Acaryochloris marina S15, a single genomic region encodes these proteins:
- the mfd gene encoding transcription-repair coupling factor: protein MSFSAIVQALGRSRLSEELLLKLKEQRFLDLCGVPRLPKGLVASALAQQQQQHLFVVTATLEEAGRWATQLEAMGWQTVYFYPTSEASPYESLDRESEMIWGQLQVLAETLKLNANPEAKPLAIVTTERALQPHLPPVQVFEPYCLSLESGIELDLKTLSDKLARLGYERVSLVETEGQWSRRGDIVDIFPVASELPIRLEWFGDELDKMREFDPTSQRSLDSSEKLTLTPTSFAPITLANLSEAQQTQVKTYLTEEELALLETGTLEGSQRFLGMAFETPASLLDYLPENTLVVVDEPNQCLPHSNRWVEHAQEQWESVSLPDTPLPKVHQNFEAALEQIEVFERIFLSELAEEKGGLNLSSRTVPAVPHQFGKLAETIRGERDRKFSIWLISAQPSRSVALLQEHDCPAQFVPNPKDFLAIDKLQEQRTPVALKYSGLAELEGFVLPTFRTVVITDREFFGQHTLATPTYIRKRRRATSKQVDPNKLQPGDFVVHRNHGIGKFLKLESLTLNHETREYLVLQYADGTLRVAADQLGTLSRFRNTGEGRPQLNKMSGKAWEKTKNKVRKAIKKLAVDLLKLYAQRAQQEGFTFPLDQPWQEEMEDSFPYQPTADQLKAAQDVKRDMENPRPMDRLVCGDVGFGKTEVATRAVFKAVTAGKQVAFLAPTTILTQQHYHTLKERFAPYPIQIGLLNRFRSAEERKDVQNRLKTGELDIVVGTHQLLGKSVNFRDLGLLVIDEEQRFGVNQKEKIKTLKTQVDVLTLSATPIPRTLYMALSGVREMSLITTPPPSRRPIKTHLSPYDSESIRSAVRQELDRGGQIFYVVPRVEGIEEVAGKLREMVPSARIAIAHGQMVEGELEATMLTFSNGDAEILVCTTIIESGLDIPRVNTILIEDAQKFGLSQLYQLRGRVGRAGIQAHAWLFYPNQSSLTEKARKRLRALQEFSQLGSGYQLAVRDMEIRGVGNLLGAEQSGQMEAIGFDLYMEMLDESINEIRGQEIPQVDEAQVDLNLTAFIPADYITDLDQKMSAYRAVASAETKADLTQTAVDWNDRYGPIPDSAQQLLRIMELKQVAKSLGFSRIKPEDKQHVMLETPMEEPAFKLLKENLPEHLRSRFVYFPGKVTVRGLGVMKADRQLESLIDWLGKMKGALPEIEKALVEAV from the coding sequence ATGAGTTTTTCTGCCATAGTGCAAGCATTAGGGCGTTCCCGCCTGTCGGAAGAGTTGCTGCTGAAATTGAAAGAGCAGCGGTTCTTGGATTTATGTGGTGTGCCTCGCTTGCCGAAGGGACTGGTCGCCTCTGCCCTAGCCCAACAGCAACAGCAGCATCTGTTTGTAGTCACCGCCACCCTAGAAGAAGCCGGACGCTGGGCCACTCAGCTAGAAGCCATGGGCTGGCAGACCGTTTATTTTTACCCCACCTCAGAAGCTTCCCCCTATGAATCCTTAGATCGAGAATCCGAGATGATCTGGGGACAATTGCAGGTTTTGGCCGAGACCCTAAAACTGAATGCCAATCCAGAGGCTAAGCCCTTAGCGATTGTGACCACGGAACGGGCCTTACAACCCCACTTGCCGCCCGTGCAGGTCTTCGAACCCTATTGCTTAAGTTTGGAATCCGGGATTGAGCTAGACCTAAAAACCCTGAGCGATAAGTTAGCTCGACTCGGCTATGAACGGGTATCCCTGGTGGAAACCGAAGGCCAATGGAGTCGGCGGGGGGACATTGTCGATATCTTTCCCGTGGCCTCCGAGCTGCCCATTCGTTTGGAGTGGTTCGGGGACGAGCTGGACAAAATGCGGGAGTTTGACCCCACTAGTCAGCGCTCCTTAGATAGTAGTGAAAAGCTCACCCTGACCCCCACTAGCTTTGCGCCAATCACCTTAGCTAACCTAAGTGAGGCCCAGCAAACCCAAGTCAAAACCTACTTAACCGAAGAAGAACTGGCTCTATTAGAAACCGGGACCTTAGAAGGCAGTCAGCGTTTTCTAGGCATGGCCTTTGAGACACCTGCTTCTCTATTGGATTACCTGCCAGAGAATACATTGGTGGTGGTCGATGAGCCCAATCAATGTCTGCCCCACAGCAACCGCTGGGTGGAACATGCCCAAGAGCAATGGGAGTCCGTCAGTCTACCAGACACTCCATTACCCAAGGTGCACCAGAATTTTGAGGCCGCACTAGAACAAATTGAAGTGTTTGAGCGGATATTTCTGTCGGAGTTGGCAGAGGAGAAAGGGGGCTTAAACCTGTCCAGTCGGACGGTACCTGCGGTGCCTCACCAGTTTGGCAAGTTGGCGGAGACGATTAGGGGGGAGCGCGATCGCAAATTCAGTATCTGGCTAATCTCGGCTCAGCCCTCTCGTTCCGTGGCCCTGTTGCAGGAGCATGACTGCCCCGCCCAGTTTGTCCCTAACCCCAAAGATTTCCTTGCCATCGACAAACTGCAGGAGCAGCGCACCCCCGTTGCCCTCAAGTATTCCGGGTTAGCTGAACTAGAAGGCTTTGTGCTGCCCACCTTCCGCACGGTGGTAATTACAGACCGGGAATTTTTCGGTCAGCATACCCTAGCGACTCCCACCTATATTCGCAAGCGACGGCGGGCAACGTCTAAACAGGTCGACCCCAATAAACTCCAGCCTGGGGATTTTGTCGTCCATCGCAATCACGGGATTGGCAAGTTCCTCAAGTTAGAGAGCCTGACTCTAAATCACGAAACCCGTGAATATTTGGTATTGCAATACGCCGATGGCACTTTGCGGGTAGCGGCGGATCAGTTGGGCACCTTATCTCGATTCCGCAATACCGGCGAAGGTCGTCCCCAGCTCAATAAAATGTCTGGGAAAGCCTGGGAGAAAACCAAGAATAAGGTTCGCAAGGCCATTAAAAAGCTGGCGGTAGATCTGCTCAAGCTCTATGCCCAGCGAGCCCAGCAGGAGGGATTTACCTTTCCCCTCGATCAGCCTTGGCAAGAAGAGATGGAAGACTCTTTCCCTTATCAGCCCACTGCCGATCAGCTTAAAGCTGCCCAAGATGTCAAACGGGATATGGAAAATCCTCGCCCCATGGATCGACTCGTTTGTGGTGATGTTGGATTTGGTAAAACCGAAGTTGCAACCCGTGCTGTATTCAAAGCAGTGACCGCAGGTAAACAGGTGGCTTTCCTCGCACCTACAACCATTCTGACCCAGCAGCATTACCACACTCTGAAAGAACGATTTGCCCCCTACCCCATTCAAATTGGCCTTCTCAACCGATTTCGCAGTGCCGAAGAACGGAAAGATGTCCAAAATCGTCTCAAAACTGGAGAGCTAGATATTGTCGTTGGCACCCATCAACTGCTGGGCAAGAGTGTGAATTTCCGAGACCTGGGCCTACTCGTCATCGACGAAGAACAGCGGTTTGGGGTCAACCAAAAAGAGAAAATCAAAACCCTGAAAACCCAAGTAGATGTTCTCACCCTCAGCGCTACGCCTATCCCTCGAACTCTATATATGGCCCTGTCTGGCGTTCGAGAAATGAGCCTGATTACCACCCCGCCTCCTTCTCGCCGTCCGATCAAAACCCATCTTTCTCCCTACGACTCGGAATCGATCCGTAGTGCCGTGCGCCAAGAACTAGACCGAGGGGGACAGATTTTCTATGTGGTGCCCCGAGTGGAAGGCATCGAAGAAGTCGCAGGTAAGCTGCGGGAAATGGTGCCCAGTGCCCGAATTGCCATTGCCCACGGTCAAATGGTGGAAGGGGAGCTAGAAGCAACCATGCTGACCTTTAGCAATGGCGATGCCGAGATCCTGGTCTGTACCACCATTATTGAATCGGGCCTGGATATTCCCCGAGTGAATACGATTTTGATTGAAGATGCCCAAAAGTTTGGCCTCTCCCAGCTCTATCAGCTTCGAGGTCGGGTGGGTCGGGCCGGGATTCAAGCCCATGCCTGGTTGTTTTATCCCAATCAAAGTTCTCTAACGGAGAAGGCTCGCAAGCGACTCCGGGCTTTGCAAGAATTTAGCCAGCTCGGGTCCGGCTACCAGTTAGCGGTTCGGGATATGGAAATTCGCGGCGTCGGTAATTTGCTAGGGGCAGAACAGTCAGGGCAAATGGAGGCCATCGGCTTTGATCTGTATATGGAAATGCTGGACGAGTCCATTAATGAAATTCGCGGCCAAGAAATCCCGCAGGTGGACGAAGCGCAGGTGGATCTCAACCTAACCGCCTTTATCCCTGCCGATTACATCACCGATTTAGATCAAAAGATGAGTGCCTATCGAGCGGTGGCCTCGGCAGAGACAAAAGCCGACCTTACCCAAACCGCTGTGGACTGGAACGATCGCTATGGTCCGATTCCCGATTCGGCCCAACAGCTTTTGCGGATTATGGAGCTGAAACAGGTGGCGAAATCCTTAGGGTTCTCGCGCATCAAACCAGAGGATAAACAACATGTAATGCTGGAAACGCCGATGGAAGAACCTGCCTTTAAACTTTTGAAGGAAAACTTACCT
- a CDS encoding PPC domain-containing DNA-binding protein produces MDINHVSEQSPLQVLALRLSPGTDVRPAIEAIAKREQINAGSILSAVGSLSSVQLRFANAEIPTALAGKHEILTLSGTISSAGVHLHMTVANELGECRGGHLVSGCPVHTTLELVIATFKDLQFTRELDVLTGYPELVIRPISQSSTKV; encoded by the coding sequence ATGGATATCAATCATGTATCAGAACAAAGTCCTCTGCAGGTATTGGCCCTGAGGTTATCACCCGGTACAGACGTGCGCCCAGCCATCGAAGCAATCGCTAAGCGTGAGCAGATTAATGCGGGCAGTATTTTGAGTGCCGTGGGTAGCTTGAGCAGCGTGCAGTTGCGGTTTGCCAATGCTGAAATACCAACAGCCCTAGCTGGAAAACATGAAATCCTAACTTTGTCCGGCACCATCAGCTCAGCAGGTGTTCACTTACATATGACCGTTGCGAACGAATTAGGGGAGTGTAGAGGCGGCCATTTGGTGTCAGGGTGCCCTGTTCATACCACTCTAGAACTGGTGATTGCAACCTTCAAAGACTTGCAATTCACGCGCGAACTAGATGTCTTGACTGGATATCCTGAGTTGGTGATTCGCCCAATTTCTCAATCTTCGACGAAGGTATAA
- a CDS encoding MgtC/SapB family protein codes for MTWIDFSLRLTVALILGSAIGIERQWRQTRAVLKTNVLVCIGSSMFVMMSLMHAQDASPTRVAAQIVSGVGFLGGGVILREGTSVRGLNTAATLWCSASVGTLVGGGFLFPAYLGAAAVVFSNLVMRPLVEQLKFRPHKPGKSTSIYRFVLICEHYEEKKIRNVFLGSINTADMMISAWRSESLESLGKPKQVVLEIELMTIQRDDKLLNELAEELQEQANTQQIRWELVSDKIKGLAISRK; via the coding sequence ATGACTTGGATTGATTTCAGCTTACGGCTGACCGTTGCTCTGATTTTGGGAAGTGCGATCGGCATCGAACGGCAGTGGCGACAGACTCGTGCTGTGCTTAAAACCAATGTTTTGGTTTGTATCGGCTCATCCATGTTTGTGATGATGTCGTTGATGCATGCCCAAGATGCCAGCCCAACTCGGGTCGCTGCTCAGATTGTGTCGGGGGTGGGCTTTTTGGGGGGTGGTGTCATCTTAAGGGAAGGCACCAGTGTGCGAGGGCTGAATACAGCTGCTACCTTATGGTGCTCTGCATCAGTCGGAACCCTGGTGGGGGGAGGCTTTCTCTTTCCAGCCTATCTGGGAGCAGCTGCAGTAGTGTTCTCTAACTTAGTCATGCGACCTTTGGTGGAGCAGTTGAAGTTCCGTCCCCATAAGCCGGGAAAATCCACGAGTATTTATCGGTTTGTCTTGATCTGTGAGCATTATGAAGAGAAAAAAATTCGAAATGTCTTCCTAGGTTCCATCAATACAGCAGACATGATGATTAGCGCCTGGCGAAGTGAAAGCTTAGAGTCCTTAGGTAAACCCAAGCAAGTGGTGCTGGAAATTGAACTGATGACGATTCAGCGAGACGATAAGCTGCTCAATGAATTAGCTGAAGAGCTGCAAGAACAGGCCAATACCCAGCAAATTCGATGGGAATTGGTGTCGGATAAGATCAAAGGCCTGGCTATTTCCAGGAAATAA
- a CDS encoding TetR/AcrR family transcriptional regulator, whose amino-acid sequence MSSSVHHRKAQGEQTRRAILQCAMNLASVDGLTGLSIGGLAKELQMSKSGLFAHFGSKEALQLAVIEGARNLVLREVVRPALRAPKGLPRLWSLCEAWLHYTEQKLFRGGCFFAATSTEFNSRPGPIRDRLAEIMAERQQTYARLITRAQQAGDIHNSVDPDQLAYELDMLLFGTNWAYQLYGDGDVIMRSQKAIHHRLRSVCTHPEDFEFEVTLPLPSAGP is encoded by the coding sequence TTGAGTTCCTCCGTTCACCACCGCAAAGCCCAAGGCGAGCAAACCCGTAGAGCCATTTTGCAATGTGCCATGAATTTGGCTTCGGTCGATGGCCTGACCGGACTCTCCATTGGCGGTCTCGCTAAAGAATTGCAGATGAGCAAAAGTGGCTTGTTTGCCCATTTTGGGTCCAAAGAAGCGCTGCAACTAGCAGTCATTGAAGGGGCTCGTAATTTAGTGTTACGAGAAGTTGTCCGGCCTGCCCTACGCGCTCCCAAAGGTTTACCGCGTTTATGGTCTCTCTGCGAAGCCTGGCTGCATTATACGGAGCAGAAACTGTTTCGAGGGGGATGTTTTTTTGCCGCCACCTCTACTGAATTTAATAGTCGCCCTGGCCCCATTCGCGATCGCTTAGCCGAAATTATGGCTGAGCGCCAACAAACTTATGCCCGTCTGATTACGAGAGCACAACAGGCTGGAGATATTCATAATAGTGTTGATCCTGATCAGCTAGCTTACGAGCTAGATATGCTGCTATTCGGGACAAATTGGGCGTATCAACTGTATGGAGATGGGGATGTGATTATGCGATCGCAAAAAGCAATACATCATCGCTTAAGGTCGGTATGTACTCATCCAGAAGACTTTGAATTTGAGGTGACGCTACCATTGCCATCTGCAGGTCCCTAA